The following proteins are encoded in a genomic region of Tenacibaculum sp. 190524A05c:
- a CDS encoding DoxX-like family protein codes for MKRTNLLKVSVFLIFLGRAWQHLFWDAPYRTFFWDESLLKPIVENWFGMNWTDYVTSPRTDTIIQTLIQCNGFLYLLAAICTLLVTKFNKKLFKIPVFVGGISLVILSVLLAKEKFYHIAQFFEHSIQFGLPFVYLYTFSENNEKPRLYRILKILIAVTFFSHGLYAFGAYPVPGKFVDMVINIFGCSESFAVSFLYVAGILDFILAVLLFIPKVDKYALIYAVVWGLLTAFARLVANFYWEFPLQSLHQNLYQVIYRLPHGLTPLIVLVGVNLFWRRKSFGYRRKLVETR; via the coding sequence ATGAAACGAACTAACCTCCTTAAAGTTTCTGTTTTTTTAATCTTTTTAGGCAGAGCTTGGCAGCATTTGTTTTGGGATGCGCCGTATCGAACTTTTTTTTGGGATGAATCTTTGTTAAAACCAATTGTAGAAAATTGGTTCGGAATGAATTGGACAGATTATGTTACAAGCCCTAGAACAGATACCATAATTCAAACCTTAATTCAGTGCAATGGATTTTTATACCTACTAGCTGCAATTTGCACCTTATTGGTTACAAAGTTCAATAAGAAGTTATTTAAAATTCCTGTATTTGTTGGTGGGATAAGTTTAGTTATACTGTCGGTTTTATTAGCAAAAGAAAAATTCTACCATATCGCGCAATTTTTTGAGCATAGTATTCAATTCGGATTACCATTTGTTTATTTATATACATTTAGCGAAAACAACGAGAAACCAAGACTATATCGAATATTAAAAATATTGATTGCGGTAACTTTTTTCTCACATGGATTATACGCTTTTGGAGCATATCCGGTTCCAGGAAAGTTTGTAGATATGGTGATTAATATTTTTGGTTGTTCAGAAAGTTTTGCGGTTTCATTTTTATATGTAGCGGGAATCTTAGATTTTATTTTAGCTGTTTTGTTATTTATTCCTAAGGTTGATAAATACGCATTAATTTATGCCGTAGTTTGGGGATTGTTAACTGCATTTGCCAGATTAGTTGCTAATTTCTATTGGGAGTTTCCATTACAATCACTGCATCAAAATTTGTATCAAGTAATTTATAGATTGCCACATGGATTAACACCTTTAATTGTATTGGTTGGTGTAAATTTATTTTGGAGAAGGAAAAGTTTTGGGTATCGAAGAAAGTTGGTAGAGACTAGATAA